From Bacillus basilensis, a single genomic window includes:
- a CDS encoding mandelate racemase/muconate lactonizing enzyme family protein, whose translation MKITAIHLYAIRLPLRDPFIISYGSYSDMPSIIVKMETDEGIIGYGEGVADDHVTGESWESTFHTLKHTLAPALIGQNPMNIEKIHDMMDNTIYGVPTAKAAIDIACFDIMGKKLNQPVYQLIGGRYHEEFPVTHVLSIADPEDMAEEAASMIQKGYQSFKMKVGTNVKEDVKRIEAVRERVGNDIAIRVDVNQGWKNSANTLTALRSLGHLNIDWIEQPVIADDIDAMAHIRSKTDLPLMIDEGLKASREMRQIIKLDAADKVNIKLMKCGGIYPAVKLAHQAEMAGIECQVGSMVESSIASSAGFHVAFSKKIITSVELTGPLKFTKDIGDLHYDVPFIRLNEKPGLGIEINEDTLQELTVFQDVVR comes from the coding sequence ATGAAAATTACCGCTATTCACCTTTATGCAATTCGTTTACCGCTTCGCGATCCGTTTATTATTAGTTATGGTTCTTATTCTGATATGCCTTCTATTATCGTAAAAATGGAAACAGATGAAGGCATTATCGGTTACGGTGAAGGCGTTGCTGATGATCACGTTACAGGCGAATCATGGGAAAGTACTTTCCATACTTTAAAACATACACTTGCTCCTGCGCTCATTGGGCAAAATCCAATGAATATCGAGAAAATACACGATATGATGGACAATACAATTTACGGTGTGCCTACTGCGAAGGCCGCAATTGATATCGCTTGTTTCGATATAATGGGTAAAAAACTAAATCAACCTGTATATCAATTAATTGGCGGGCGCTATCATGAAGAATTCCCTGTCACTCACGTTTTAAGTATTGCCGATCCTGAAGATATGGCTGAAGAAGCTGCTTCTATGATTCAAAAAGGTTACCAATCTTTCAAAATGAAAGTTGGTACAAATGTAAAAGAAGATGTAAAACGTATTGAAGCTGTACGAGAACGTGTAGGAAATGACATCGCTATTCGCGTTGATGTAAACCAAGGGTGGAAAAATAGCGCAAACACATTAACGGCACTTCGTTCATTAGGTCATTTAAACATCGACTGGATTGAACAGCCTGTTATAGCGGATGATATTGACGCAATGGCTCACATTCGTTCTAAAACAGACCTTCCGCTTATGATTGATGAGGGATTAAAGGCCTCTCGTGAAATGCGCCAAATCATTAAATTAGACGCGGCTGATAAAGTAAATATAAAACTAATGAAATGCGGTGGCATATATCCAGCTGTAAAACTCGCTCATCAAGCCGAAATGGCAGGCATTGAATGCCAAGTTGGATCCATGGTCGAATCATCTATTGCCTCTTCCGCAGGATTCCATGTCGCTTTCTCGAAAAAGATCATTACGAGCGTCGAGCTAACAGGTCCATTAAAGTTCACGAAAGACATCGGAGACTTACATTACGACGTACCATTTATTCGCTTAAACGAAAAGCCAGGACTCGGCATTGAAATAAATGAAGATACCCTACAAGAACTAACCG
- a CDS encoding transcriptional regulator, which translates to MMIKIAVVGSKEFMETLLPVAHKLEEIEIDPYIYLHPAESSELLKRLKPCDVIFFSGALPYYMAKEIREQLRIPSTYLQQDETTVASSILSVMYHQGIQPHKISIDLVDRSFIINVFQDIGIKESPQVFDYENMLWSKDEINRVIDFHVAKYQSGEAQLALTSIHAVYDELQKIGIPSKRMIDPKQSIIHGLKDAKIKAELAKSHSATVGACMISSLELREGLLEQLDVISKELRGSFKKIDEMTFILYTTRGDIESIIKTNMINNLFASIEGTIAIGFGYGKTVKEAEQNAKIAQGFAKNNPIDHCFYILTSDKELFGPFPKEQRVQSLKNDNPALMKIAKETKLSPANLSKIIQFSQSHPSLKFTAADLSEYLQVTRRSTERLLKKLVEYGYAHICGEEMPYQQGRPRAIYELNLPLSLSF; encoded by the coding sequence ATGATGATAAAAATTGCAGTTGTCGGTTCAAAAGAGTTTATGGAGACACTTTTACCTGTTGCTCATAAACTAGAAGAAATAGAGATTGATCCATATATTTACCTTCATCCTGCAGAATCTTCTGAACTATTAAAGCGTTTAAAGCCTTGTGATGTCATCTTTTTCTCAGGTGCTTTACCTTATTATATGGCAAAAGAAATAAGAGAACAATTACGAATTCCAAGTACGTACTTACAGCAAGACGAGACAACTGTCGCATCTTCCATTCTTTCTGTCATGTATCACCAAGGAATTCAACCACATAAAATTTCAATTGATTTAGTAGACCGCTCATTTATTATAAATGTGTTCCAAGATATCGGTATAAAAGAAAGTCCACAAGTGTTTGATTATGAAAATATGCTGTGGAGTAAAGATGAAATAAATAGAGTTATTGATTTTCATGTAGCTAAATATCAATCTGGAGAAGCTCAGTTAGCTTTAACTAGTATTCATGCTGTCTATGATGAACTTCAAAAAATAGGTATCCCTTCAAAACGTATGATAGATCCAAAGCAATCCATTATACATGGGTTAAAAGATGCAAAAATAAAAGCTGAGTTAGCAAAAAGCCATTCAGCTACTGTTGGTGCTTGTATGATTTCTTCTTTAGAATTACGAGAAGGTTTGCTTGAGCAATTAGATGTCATTTCAAAAGAACTACGTGGCTCATTTAAAAAAATTGATGAAATGACGTTCATTTTGTATACGACTCGTGGTGATATTGAATCGATTATAAAAACAAATATGATAAATAATTTATTTGCGAGTATAGAAGGAACGATAGCTATTGGATTTGGTTACGGAAAAACTGTGAAGGAAGCAGAGCAAAATGCTAAAATCGCTCAAGGTTTCGCGAAGAATAATCCAATAGACCACTGTTTTTATATACTAACAAGTGATAAAGAACTATTTGGTCCGTTCCCGAAAGAACAGAGAGTACAAAGCTTGAAGAATGACAACCCGGCACTAATGAAAATAGCGAAGGAAACGAAGCTTAGTCCAGCAAATTTATCAAAAATTATTCAATTTAGTCAATCACATCCGTCATTGAAGTTTACGGCAGCAGATCTTTCTGAATACTTACAAGTGACTCGGCGATCAACTGAAAGGTTATTAAAGAAACTAGTTGAGTATGGGTATGCTCATATTTGCGGCGAGGAAATGCCTTATCAACAAGGACGCCCTCGCGCAATATATGAACTGAATTTACCGTTATCTTTAAGCTTCTAA
- the nhaC gene encoding Na+/H+ antiporter NhaC, whose protein sequence is MKKEIPFGIAIIPIIITVAVMMVTIVVLKQSPHVPLIIGTTVASTVAWRYGYKWNDLEEAMYKGIRLALPAIVIIILVGLTIGAWIGGGIVATMIYYGLNLLTPSLFLVSITIICSIVALAIGSSWSTMGTIGVAGMGIGLSMGIPAPMVAGAIISGSYFGDKMSPLSDTTNLAAGLTNTDLFTHIRHMLFTTIPGLIITLIVYALLGRSLGANNIDAKSIDQTLQVLQQNFVISPFLLIIPVVVMVLVAKKVPAIPAILVGIILGFLSQVFIQGGSVSASVGALQTGFVIDTGNKLVDELFNRGGLDSMMNTVSMTIVAMTFGGVLEHTGILRSIVNQILKLATSAKGLIASTIASCFATNLTCSEQYISIVVPSRMYANAYTEKGLHSKNLSRALEDGGTLTSVFVPWNTCGVFILATLGVGAFEYAPYAILNFIVPIISIIYGITGLTITKLSDIEKAELLKKQKAQLEA, encoded by the coding sequence ATAAAAAAAGAAATACCTTTTGGAATAGCGATTATCCCTATTATCATTACCGTTGCAGTTATGATGGTTACAATTGTTGTATTAAAACAAAGCCCTCATGTTCCACTTATTATCGGTACAACCGTTGCTTCTACCGTCGCTTGGCGTTACGGTTACAAGTGGAACGATCTTGAAGAAGCAATGTATAAGGGGATTCGTCTTGCATTACCTGCTATCGTTATTATTATTCTTGTTGGCTTAACAATCGGTGCTTGGATTGGTGGCGGAATCGTCGCAACAATGATTTATTACGGTTTAAATCTTTTAACTCCATCACTATTTCTCGTTTCAATTACAATTATTTGTTCTATTGTTGCATTAGCAATTGGTAGCTCTTGGTCTACAATGGGGACAATTGGTGTTGCAGGAATGGGAATTGGCCTAAGTATGGGAATTCCAGCTCCAATGGTGGCTGGTGCTATCATTTCCGGTTCTTACTTCGGCGATAAAATGTCACCGCTTTCAGACACAACAAACTTAGCCGCAGGATTAACAAATACAGATTTATTTACACATATTCGTCATATGTTATTTACTACAATTCCAGGTTTAATTATTACTCTTATCGTTTATGCATTATTAGGAAGAAGCTTAGGAGCTAACAATATTGATGCAAAAAGCATCGATCAAACGTTACAAGTATTGCAACAAAACTTTGTTATCTCACCTTTCCTATTAATCATACCTGTAGTCGTTATGGTATTGGTCGCTAAAAAAGTTCCTGCCATCCCAGCTATTCTTGTAGGTATTATTTTAGGATTTTTATCACAAGTCTTTATTCAAGGTGGTTCTGTCTCTGCATCTGTCGGTGCACTCCAAACTGGATTTGTTATAGACACTGGAAACAAGCTAGTAGACGAACTATTTAACCGTGGCGGCTTAGATTCAATGATGAATACAGTCTCTATGACAATTGTCGCTATGACTTTCGGAGGAGTATTAGAACATACAGGTATCCTTCGCTCAATTGTAAATCAAATTTTAAAGTTAGCGACATCAGCAAAAGGGCTTATCGCCTCTACTATTGCTTCTTGCTTTGCAACAAACCTTACTTGCTCTGAACAATATATTTCGATTGTTGTTCCTTCAAGAATGTACGCAAATGCATACACAGAAAAAGGACTACATTCTAAAAATTTATCCAGAGCATTAGAAGATGGTGGAACTTTAACTTCTGTCTTCGTACCTTGGAATACGTGCGGTGTATTTATTCTTGCAACACTTGGCGTAGGTGCATTTGAATATGCTCCTTATGCTATATTAAATTTCATTGTACCTATTATCTCAATCATTTACGGCATAACTGGTCTCACAATTACGAAACTATCTGACATTGAAAAAGCGGAACTACTAAAAAAACAAAAAGCTCAATTAGAAGCTTAA
- a CDS encoding M20 peptidase aminoacylase family protein, giving the protein MKTLELQERLTEIFQHLHENPEVSWKEYETTAYITNFLKEEGISYKVFDDCPGVIAEIGSGNPVIAIRADMDALWQEVDGEFKANHSCGHDAHMTIVMGLILQLKNMRWDSGTVRFIFQPAEEKGNGSLKMVEKGAVDDADFLFGVHLRPIEELPLKQAAPSIRHGAAGFLEGTIHGDDAHGARPHQGINAIDVISMINIGLKNIWLPPQSSYSVKMTRCQAGGDNLNIIPGNGHFSLDVRAENNILLNELKQKIEQVILSAESMGSKVSYEWIDLAPGAEVSEEAERFMRKGILEVYGEEGCTGPLYTTGSDDFHYYTVKRPHLKAVMLGLGANLQPGLHHPYMKFDHSCIMDGVEILKQTVLKVLEDRG; this is encoded by the coding sequence TTGAAAACATTAGAATTACAAGAGCGTTTAACTGAAATTTTTCAGCATTTACATGAAAACCCTGAAGTGAGTTGGAAAGAGTATGAAACGACAGCGTATATTACTAACTTTTTAAAAGAAGAAGGAATTTCATATAAAGTATTTGATGATTGCCCAGGCGTGATTGCTGAAATTGGAAGCGGAAATCCAGTTATTGCAATTCGTGCTGATATGGATGCACTGTGGCAAGAAGTGGATGGAGAGTTTAAAGCGAATCATTCATGTGGTCACGATGCTCATATGACAATTGTGATGGGACTTATTTTACAATTGAAAAATATGAGATGGGATAGTGGAACAGTTAGGTTTATTTTTCAGCCAGCAGAGGAAAAAGGAAATGGTTCTTTAAAGATGGTAGAGAAGGGTGCTGTGGATGATGCTGATTTCTTATTCGGTGTTCATTTACGCCCAATTGAAGAACTGCCTTTGAAACAAGCTGCCCCATCTATTCGTCACGGAGCAGCAGGATTTTTAGAAGGAACGATTCACGGAGATGATGCGCATGGGGCACGCCCGCATCAAGGGATAAATGCAATTGATGTCATTTCTATGATCAATATCGGTTTAAAAAATATATGGCTACCACCGCAAAGTTCATATTCAGTGAAGATGACGAGGTGCCAAGCTGGTGGAGATAACCTAAATATCATTCCAGGTAACGGGCATTTTAGCTTAGATGTTAGAGCAGAAAATAATATATTACTAAATGAATTAAAGCAAAAAATAGAGCAAGTAATTCTGTCAGCTGAATCAATGGGATCTAAAGTATCTTATGAGTGGATTGATCTTGCACCAGGAGCTGAAGTTTCAGAAGAAGCTGAGCGCTTTATGCGAAAAGGCATTCTTGAAGTGTACGGGGAAGAGGGGTGCACTGGGCCACTGTATACGACAGGAAGCGATGATTTCCATTACTACACAGTGAAGAGACCACATTTAAAAGCTGTCATGCTTGGACTAGGGGCAAATCTACAACCTGGATTACACCATCCGTATATGAAGTTCGATCATAGTTGTATTATGGATGGGGTAGAAATATTAAAACAAACTGTATTGAAAGTGTTAGAAGACAGGGGCTAG
- a CDS encoding cyclopropane-fatty-acyl-phospholipid synthase family protein: protein MNEQYYDAVLNIKTVGEQKGFNKSMHYHRYEPTPYSGLDELLNQYEIRSSDRIVDFGCGKGRLNFYMHHKCGASAVGIEMNEEFYKEAMDNLDRYARKVRNSKDKIGFECCLAQEYEIDPRDNRFYFFNPFSVQVFMNVVNNILLSVEEAEREVDIILYYPSEDYIFFLENQTGFELKREVRLPGAYEKNGNERFLVYTLRL from the coding sequence ATGAACGAACAATATTATGATGCAGTTTTAAACATAAAAACAGTCGGTGAGCAAAAAGGGTTTAACAAGTCTATGCACTATCATCGTTATGAACCGACGCCGTATAGCGGGTTAGATGAGTTACTGAATCAATATGAAATACGAAGTAGTGACCGAATTGTAGACTTTGGATGCGGAAAAGGACGATTAAACTTTTACATGCACCATAAGTGTGGTGCTTCAGCGGTTGGAATTGAAATGAATGAAGAGTTTTATAAAGAAGCAATGGATAATCTTGATCGTTATGCACGAAAGGTACGAAACAGTAAAGATAAGATTGGGTTTGAATGTTGTTTAGCGCAGGAATATGAGATTGATCCACGTGATAACCGGTTTTATTTCTTTAATCCATTTTCTGTACAAGTATTTATGAACGTAGTAAATAACATTTTACTTTCGGTAGAAGAAGCGGAGAGAGAAGTGGATATTATTTTATACTATCCTTCTGAAGATTATATTTTCTTCTTAGAGAACCAGACTGGGTTTGAGCTGAAGAGGGAAGTAAGATTGCCTGGGGCTTATGAGAAGAATGGAAATGAGAGATTTTTAGTTTATACATTAAGATTATAA
- the ahpF gene encoding alkyl hydroperoxide reductase subunit F: MILDADIKTQLSQYLQLMENDILLKVSAGDDNVSKDMLALVDELATMSSKITVEKVELERTPSFSVNRPGEDTGVVFAGIPLGHEFTSLVLALLQVSGRAPKVEQKLIDQIKNIQGEYHFESYISLSCHNCPDVVQALNVMSVLNSGITHTMIDGAAFKEEVESKDIMAVPTVYLNGESFGSGRMTLEEILAKMGNGPDASELSDKDPYDVLVVGGGPAGASAAIYAARKGIRTGIVAERFGGQVMDTMGIENFISVKRTEGPKLVASLEEHVKEYDIDVMNLQRAKRLEKKELIEVELENGAILKSKSVIVSTGARWRNVGVPGEAEFKNKGVAYCPHCDGPLFIGKDVAVIGGGNSGIEAAIDLAGIVKHVTVLEFMPELKADAVLQERLNSLPNVTVLKNVQTKEITGTDKVNGISYIDRETEEVHHVELQGVFVQIGLVPNTDWLGETVERARGEIVIDKHGATNVPGVFAAGDCTNNPYKQIIISMGSGANAALGAFDYLIRN, from the coding sequence ATGATACTAGATGCAGATATAAAAACACAACTATCCCAATACCTTCAGTTAATGGAGAACGATATTTTACTTAAAGTAAGCGCTGGAGACGACAACGTATCTAAAGATATGTTAGCTCTAGTAGATGAATTAGCTACTATGTCATCTAAGATTACAGTAGAAAAAGTTGAACTAGAGAGAACACCAAGCTTTAGCGTAAATCGCCCTGGTGAAGACACTGGTGTCGTATTCGCTGGTATTCCATTAGGACACGAATTTACTTCATTAGTGTTAGCTTTACTACAAGTAAGTGGACGCGCTCCAAAAGTTGAACAAAAACTAATCGATCAAATTAAAAACATTCAAGGCGAATATCATTTTGAATCTTATATCAGCCTAAGTTGTCATAACTGTCCTGATGTTGTACAAGCTCTTAACGTAATGAGCGTTCTTAACTCTGGTATTACACATACTATGATTGATGGCGCTGCATTCAAAGAGGAAGTAGAAAGCAAAGACATCATGGCAGTACCTACTGTTTACCTAAACGGCGAATCTTTCGGAAGCGGTCGTATGACACTTGAAGAAATTTTAGCTAAAATGGGTAACGGTCCAGATGCATCAGAGCTTTCTGATAAAGATCCATACGATGTTCTTGTTGTTGGTGGCGGCCCTGCTGGTGCAAGTGCAGCAATTTATGCAGCACGTAAAGGCATCCGCACTGGTATCGTTGCTGAGCGCTTCGGTGGTCAAGTAATGGATACTATGGGTATTGAGAACTTCATTAGCGTAAAACGCACTGAAGGTCCTAAGCTAGTAGCAAGCCTTGAAGAGCACGTAAAAGAATACGACATCGATGTAATGAATCTACAACGTGCGAAACGTTTAGAGAAAAAAGAACTTATTGAAGTGGAACTTGAAAACGGCGCTATTCTGAAAAGTAAGAGCGTAATCGTTTCAACAGGTGCTCGCTGGCGTAACGTTGGCGTACCAGGTGAAGCTGAGTTCAAAAACAAAGGTGTAGCATACTGCCCACACTGTGACGGTCCATTATTCATTGGAAAAGACGTAGCAGTTATCGGCGGCGGTAACTCTGGTATTGAAGCAGCTATCGACTTAGCAGGTATTGTTAAGCACGTAACTGTTCTTGAATTCATGCCAGAATTAAAAGCTGATGCTGTATTACAAGAGCGTCTTAACAGCTTACCAAACGTAACTGTTCTGAAAAACGTTCAAACGAAGGAAATCACTGGTACTGATAAAGTAAACGGTATTTCTTACATCGATCGTGAAACTGAAGAAGTTCATCACGTTGAATTACAAGGTGTATTCGTACAAATCGGTCTTGTGCCAAACACAGACTGGTTAGGCGAAACAGTTGAACGCGCTCGCGGTGAAATCGTAATAGACAAGCACGGCGCTACAAACGTACCAGGAGTGTTTGCTGCAGGTGACTGTACAAATAATCCGTACAAACAAATCATCATCTCTATGGGTTCAGGTGCAAACGCAGCTTTAGGTGCATTTGATTACTTAATCCGTAACTAA
- the ahpC gene encoding alkyl hydroperoxide reductase subunit C, translating into MLLIGTEVKPFKANAYHNGEFIQVTDESLKGKWSVVCFYPADFTFVCPTELEDLQNQYATLKELGVEVYSVSTDTHFTHKAWHDSSETIGKIEYIMIGDPTRTITTNFNVLMEEEGLAARGTFIIDPDGVIQSMEINADGIGRDASILVNKIKAAQYVRNNPGEVCPAKWQEGSATLKPSLDLVGKI; encoded by the coding sequence ATGTTATTAATCGGCACAGAAGTAAAACCGTTTAAAGCTAATGCTTACCATAATGGAGAATTTATCCAAGTTACTGACGAAAGTTTAAAAGGAAAATGGAGTGTAGTTTGTTTCTACCCAGCTGACTTCACATTCGTTTGCCCAACTGAACTTGAAGACTTACAAAACCAATACGCAACTCTTAAAGAGTTAGGCGTTGAAGTATACTCTGTATCTACAGACACTCACTTCACTCACAAAGCATGGCATGATAGCTCAGAAACTATCGGCAAAATCGAGTACATCATGATTGGTGACCCAACTCGCACAATCACTACAAACTTCAACGTTTTAATGGAAGAAGAAGGTCTTGCTGCTCGTGGTACATTCATCATCGATCCAGACGGCGTTATCCAATCTATGGAAATCAATGCTGACGGTATCGGTCGTGACGCAAGCATTCTTGTTAACAAAATTAAAGCAGCTCAATACGTACGTAACAACCCAGGTGAAGTTTGCCCAGCTAAATGGCAAGAGGGTTCTGCTACACTTAAACCAAGCCTTGACCTTGTAGGCAAAATCTAA
- the mtnK gene encoding S-methyl-5-thioribose kinase produces MSKFTKYFLMEANDVIVYVKEKLSKFEDAKGLQCKEIGDGNLNYVFRVWDEKENISVIVKQAGDTARISDEFKLSTNRIRIESDVLQLEEELAPGLVPKVYLFDSVMNCCVMEDLSDHTILRTALINHQIFPRLADDLTTFLVNTLLLTSDVVMNHKEKKELVKNYINPELCEITEDLVYAEPFTNHNKRNELFPLNDGWIREHIYSDKELRIEVAKLKFSFMTNAQALIHGDLHTGSVFVKSDATKIIDPEFAFYGPMGYDVGNVMANLMFAWVNADATMSDGAEKDTYMDWLQSTMVEVIDLFKKKFLDAWNIHVTEIMAKEEGFNEIYLQSVLEDTAAVTGLELIRRIVGLAKVKDITCIENEEVRARAERICLQVAKKFILRANQYKTGTSFVETLKEQSMHYAK; encoded by the coding sequence ATGTCTAAGTTCACAAAGTATTTTTTAATGGAAGCTAACGATGTGATTGTATATGTGAAAGAGAAATTATCTAAGTTTGAGGATGCAAAGGGGTTACAGTGTAAAGAAATAGGTGATGGTAATTTAAATTATGTGTTTCGCGTTTGGGATGAAAAGGAGAACATTTCTGTTATTGTAAAGCAAGCTGGGGATACAGCACGTATTTCAGATGAGTTTAAGTTGTCGACGAATCGAATTCGTATAGAATCAGATGTTTTGCAGTTGGAGGAGGAGCTAGCACCTGGGCTTGTTCCAAAGGTGTATTTGTTTGATAGTGTGATGAATTGTTGCGTAATGGAAGATTTATCGGATCATACAATATTACGTACAGCACTTATAAATCATCAAATATTTCCGAGGCTTGCGGATGATTTAACGACCTTTTTGGTAAATACACTCTTATTAACATCGGATGTTGTAATGAATCATAAAGAGAAGAAGGAACTTGTGAAGAATTATATAAATCCTGAGTTATGTGAGATTACAGAAGACCTCGTATACGCTGAGCCATTTACAAATCATAATAAGCGTAATGAGTTATTTCCATTAAATGATGGATGGATTAGAGAGCATATTTATAGTGATAAAGAGCTTCGTATCGAAGTAGCAAAACTTAAGTTTTCTTTTATGACGAATGCACAGGCGCTTATTCACGGTGATTTGCATACTGGTTCTGTTTTTGTAAAAAGTGATGCCACAAAGATAATTGATCCTGAGTTTGCCTTTTATGGACCTATGGGATATGACGTCGGGAATGTAATGGCGAATTTAATGTTTGCTTGGGTAAATGCAGATGCAACGATGTCAGATGGAGCTGAGAAGGATACGTATATGGATTGGTTACAATCTACAATGGTAGAGGTAATTGATCTATTTAAGAAGAAGTTTTTAGATGCTTGGAATATTCATGTGACAGAGATTATGGCGAAGGAAGAAGGCTTTAACGAAATCTATTTACAATCTGTATTAGAGGATACAGCTGCAGTGACAGGCCTTGAGTTAATTCGTCGTATTGTTGGGCTAGCGAAAGTAAAAGATATTACTTGTATTGAGAATGAGGAAGTACGTGCTAGAGCGGAACGCATTTGTCTTCAAGTTGCAAAGAAATTTATTTTACGAGCGAATCAATATAAAACAGGTACAAGCTTTGTAGAAACGTTAAAAGAACAGTCAATGCACTATGCGAAGTAA
- the mtnA gene encoding S-methyl-5-thioribose-1-phosphate isomerase, with the protein MEEQLIPIQWKDDALVLLDQTVLPNEVVYESFKTAESVWDAIQVMKVRGAPAIGVSAAYGVYLGAKAVPQSTVEEFIEEVKKVCAYLATSRPTAVNLFWALERMENVAKENTHLSISQLKDRLLEEAKEIHREDEEINRQIGEHALTLFHDGMGVLTHCNAGALATTKYGTATAPMYLAKEKGWDLKIYSDETRPRLQGSTLTALELQRAGIDVTVITDNMAAMVMSQGKIDAVIVGCDRVAANGDVANKIGTLGVSILAKYYNIPFYVAAPIPTIDLKTLTGKEIPIEERDASEVINCFGQYSAPKESKVYNPAFDVTPHENVTAIITEKGIVKAPFTENLKKLFQ; encoded by the coding sequence ATGGAAGAGCAATTAATACCAATCCAGTGGAAAGATGATGCTTTAGTTTTATTAGATCAAACAGTATTACCGAATGAAGTTGTCTATGAATCTTTTAAAACAGCTGAAAGTGTGTGGGATGCGATTCAAGTAATGAAAGTAAGAGGAGCTCCAGCGATTGGTGTTTCAGCAGCTTACGGTGTGTATTTAGGAGCCAAGGCAGTTCCTCAAAGTACGGTGGAAGAATTTATAGAGGAAGTCAAAAAAGTATGTGCATATTTGGCAACATCGAGACCGACGGCGGTAAATTTATTTTGGGCACTTGAAAGAATGGAGAATGTGGCGAAAGAAAATACCCACTTATCAATCTCTCAGTTGAAAGATAGATTACTAGAAGAGGCAAAAGAGATTCATAGAGAAGATGAAGAAATTAACCGTCAGATTGGAGAGCATGCATTAACATTATTCCACGATGGAATGGGAGTATTAACACATTGTAATGCGGGTGCGTTAGCGACGACTAAGTATGGTACTGCGACAGCTCCAATGTACTTAGCGAAAGAAAAAGGATGGGACTTAAAAATCTATTCTGATGAAACACGCCCTAGATTACAAGGTTCAACGTTAACAGCATTAGAACTACAGCGAGCGGGAATTGACGTCACTGTCATTACGGATAATATGGCGGCTATGGTCATGTCACAAGGGAAGATTGACGCTGTAATCGTTGGATGTGACCGTGTGGCAGCAAACGGTGATGTAGCAAATAAAATTGGAACATTAGGCGTATCTATTTTAGCGAAATACTACAACATTCCATTTTATGTAGCAGCACCAATACCAACAATTGATTTAAAAACACTGACAGGAAAAGAAATTCCAATCGAGGAAAGAGATGCTTCTGAAGTGATTAATTGCTTTGGACAATATTCTGCTCCGAAAGAAAGTAAAGTATATAATCCAGCATTTGATGTCACGCCACATGAAAATGTAACAGCAATTATTACGGAAAAAGGGATTGTAAAGGCACCATTTACGGAAAACTTAAAAAAGCTATTTCAATAA
- a CDS encoding L-fuculose-phosphate aldolase: MLLQKEREEIVAYGKKMISSGLTKGTGGNISIFNREQGLVAISPSGLEYYETKPEDVVILNLDGEVVEGERKPSSELDMHLIYYRNREDINALVHTHSPYAKTIASLGWELPAVSYLIAFAGPNVRCAPYETFGTKQLAEAAFEGMIDRRAVLLANHGLIAGANHIKMAFTVAEEIEFCAQIYYQTKSVGEPKLLPEDEMENLAKKFEGYGQQ; this comes from the coding sequence ATGTTATTACAAAAAGAAAGAGAAGAAATTGTAGCGTATGGAAAGAAAATGATTTCTAGCGGTTTAACAAAGGGGACCGGTGGTAATATTAGTATTTTTAATCGCGAACAAGGGCTTGTTGCAATTAGCCCAAGTGGTTTAGAGTATTATGAAACAAAACCTGAAGATGTAGTTATATTAAACTTAGATGGTGAAGTAGTAGAGGGAGAGAGAAAACCATCAAGTGAGCTTGATATGCATCTTATTTATTATAGAAATCGTGAAGATATAAATGCACTTGTGCATACACACTCTCCTTACGCGAAGACGATTGCATCATTAGGATGGGAACTTCCTGCTGTATCGTATTTAATTGCTTTCGCAGGTCCGAATGTTCGCTGTGCGCCGTATGAAACATTTGGTACGAAGCAATTAGCGGAGGCTGCTTTTGAAGGTATGATTGATCGACGTGCCGTGTTACTTGCCAATCACGGTTTAATTGCAGGGGCAAATCATATAAAAATGGCATTTACTGTTGCGGAAGAGATTGAGTTTTGTGCGCAAATTTATTATCAAACGAAAAGTGTTGGGGAGCCGAAGCTATTGCCAGAAGACGAGATGGAGAATTTGGCGAAGAAGTTTGAAGGATATGGGCAGCAGTAG